A part of Candidatus Binataceae bacterium genomic DNA contains:
- a CDS encoding methyltransferase domain-containing protein, protein MDDQGDNLTSVQRQFRRQAEAYSTMKVVTDPRILEHMVEISAVRPDSRVLDVACGPGFVAMAFAPRCQSVLGIDATDTLVARARAEAARRAISNLSFALANVERMPLASARFDLATCRFAFHHFAHPRAVLAEMTRVLKPGARMVIVDMTTSEDPAKSDYHNRLERLCDPSHARAIPVSEWERMIAETGLEAVYRGGRETSYDLEAWMAHGGPPPERRAQIIEMMEASLAADRSGLKVRRDNGQIWFSHTGVTYVLEKPMR, encoded by the coding sequence ATGGACGACCAGGGTGACAATCTAACCTCGGTGCAGCGCCAGTTCCGGCGCCAGGCCGAGGCCTACTCGACCATGAAAGTGGTCACCGACCCGCGCATCCTCGAGCACATGGTCGAGATTTCCGCGGTGCGGCCGGATTCGCGCGTACTCGACGTCGCATGCGGCCCCGGATTCGTCGCGATGGCGTTCGCGCCGCGCTGCCAGAGCGTGCTCGGAATCGACGCCACCGACACGCTCGTCGCGCGCGCCCGCGCCGAGGCGGCTCGCCGCGCAATTTCCAACCTGAGTTTCGCGCTCGCCAACGTCGAGCGGATGCCGCTTGCATCCGCCCGCTTCGATCTCGCCACCTGCCGCTTCGCGTTCCATCATTTCGCCCATCCCCGGGCGGTGCTGGCCGAGATGACGCGCGTGCTCAAGCCGGGCGCGCGGATGGTGATCGTCGATATGACGACTTCCGAAGATCCGGCGAAGTCGGATTACCACAATCGCCTTGAACGGCTTTGCGATCCCTCGCACGCGCGTGCGATTCCGGTCTCCGAATGGGAGCGGATGATCGCCGAGACGGGACTCGAAGCCGTCTATCGCGGCGGGCGCGAGACCAGCTACGACCTGGAGGCGTGGATGGCGCATGGAGGCCCGCCGCCCGAACGCCGCGCACAGATAATCGAAATGATGGAAGCTTCGCTCGCCGCCGACCGCTCGGGACTCAAGGTGCGCCGCGACAACGGTCAGATCTGGTTCAGCCACACCGGCGTGACCTACGTGCTGGAAAAACCGATGCGCTAA
- a CDS encoding THUMP domain-containing class I SAM-dependent methyltransferase yields MRRTPNSRRGRPSPPKSDSSAAGERRRGRDSPKAPAHGRNPRSTGPVKSANFRRFEKPEKFDTAAKNAIKQTVKLGGFVRSGKAAGFAERPAEIPSGPALRLTPNIYIAHTQPGFESVAAEEITSRCAAAAAGAAGRAPAIRELGQRTVPERAGMTIFSAPRPDPLAAARTIEDLFALAGYRDGLGTAPATLEKVRRTAHDAPYVEEALEARVRMTPGSRAGRRLSFRVIARIAGAHEFRRLDFQRAVERGIADRIDHSWRPAGDDADVEFWATLLGGEMFLAVRLVDERMRHREYKVAHRPGSLRASVAAALGWLSGPGADDCVVDPMCGAGTILIERAHLGRYAMLAGFDRDTGAIAAAHENIGPRYRPIGIALGDALRLPLRSGAATHLVTNLPWGTKYGSHGENRRLYPRLLEEFARVVRPGGRLIMLTAERMLMREVLGLGLVRAESVRRVTILGAPAAIYVCRA; encoded by the coding sequence GTGCGCCGCACGCCTAACTCCCGCCGCGGGCGTCCTTCTCCGCCGAAAAGCGATTCGAGCGCCGCTGGCGAGCGCCGGCGCGGACGCGACAGTCCCAAAGCCCCCGCGCACGGGCGCAACCCGCGCTCGACGGGGCCGGTCAAATCCGCCAACTTTCGCCGCTTCGAGAAGCCCGAAAAATTCGACACAGCGGCCAAAAATGCGATTAAGCAGACGGTCAAGCTCGGCGGCTTCGTCAGATCCGGTAAGGCCGCGGGCTTCGCCGAGCGCCCCGCTGAAATCCCGTCAGGCCCCGCGCTGCGGCTTACCCCGAACATCTACATCGCGCACACGCAGCCCGGCTTCGAGAGCGTCGCGGCGGAGGAGATAACGTCGCGCTGCGCGGCCGCGGCCGCAGGGGCGGCCGGCCGCGCACCCGCAATCCGTGAACTGGGCCAGCGGACCGTGCCCGAACGCGCCGGGATGACGATCTTCAGCGCGCCGCGCCCCGACCCGCTCGCCGCCGCGCGAACGATAGAGGATTTGTTCGCGCTGGCCGGCTATCGCGACGGCCTCGGCACGGCGCCCGCGACGCTGGAGAAGGTTCGCAGGACGGCGCACGACGCGCCCTATGTCGAAGAGGCTCTGGAGGCGCGGGTGCGGATGACCCCCGGCAGCCGTGCGGGACGAAGACTCAGCTTTCGCGTGATCGCGCGCATCGCGGGAGCGCATGAATTTCGCCGGCTCGATTTTCAGCGCGCGGTCGAACGCGGGATCGCCGACCGCATCGACCATTCGTGGCGTCCCGCGGGCGACGATGCCGACGTCGAGTTCTGGGCCACGCTGCTCGGCGGCGAGATGTTTCTCGCCGTGCGCCTCGTCGACGAGCGGATGCGACACCGCGAATACAAGGTCGCGCATCGGCCCGGGTCGCTGCGCGCTTCAGTCGCCGCGGCGTTGGGATGGCTGAGCGGGCCGGGCGCAGACGATTGTGTGGTCGATCCGATGTGTGGTGCGGGGACGATCCTGATCGAACGCGCGCATCTCGGGCGCTATGCGATGCTGGCCGGGTTCGACCGCGACACCGGCGCGATCGCCGCCGCGCATGAAAATATCGGCCCGCGCTACCGGCCGATCGGTATCGCGCTGGGCGACGCGCTGCGCCTGCCGCTCAGGAGCGGCGCCGCGACCCATCTCGTGACCAATTTGCCGTGGGGCACGAAATATGGCTCGCACGGCGAAAACCGCCGGCTCTATCCGCGGCTGCTCGAGGAGTTCGCGCGCGTAGTGCGTCCGGGCGGACGGCTGATAATGCTGACGGCGGAGCGGATGCTGATGCGCGAGGTCTTGGGTCTCGGCCTCGTACGTGCCGAGTCGGTGCGGCGGGTTACGATCCTCGGTGCTCCCGCCGCGATCTATGTCTGCCGGGCGTAG
- a CDS encoding alcohol dehydrogenase: MKKIIVSSAGGNFAPKDAPIPDPGRGCARIKVQACGVCHSDALTKDGSFPGIIYPRAPGHEIAGVIDALGPDADPWKIGDRVGVGWHGGHCGICESCRRGDFITCAKLQVPGISYDGGYSEYVSVPVVALARIPNALSPEEAAPLMCAGITTFNALRHSGARPGDLVAIQGIGGLGHLGIQFASKSGLATVAISRGEKNRELALKLGARVYIDARSQDVAKELTALGGARAILATAPDGKAMGSLVDGLGVDGTLVTIGVSFEPMSVSSSQLLMARKSILGWPSGTAKDSEDTLNFAAANGVRAMIETFPLERAADAYERMMSGKVRYRAVLQM, from the coding sequence ATGAAAAAAATCATCGTGAGCAGCGCCGGTGGAAATTTCGCGCCCAAGGACGCGCCCATTCCCGACCCGGGCCGCGGCTGCGCGAGAATCAAGGTTCAGGCCTGCGGCGTCTGCCATAGCGACGCTCTGACCAAGGACGGCTCGTTTCCGGGAATAATCTATCCTCGTGCTCCCGGCCACGAGATCGCCGGGGTCATCGATGCGCTCGGGCCGGATGCCGATCCATGGAAGATCGGCGACCGGGTCGGAGTCGGATGGCATGGCGGACACTGCGGGATATGCGAGTCATGCCGGCGCGGCGATTTCATAACCTGCGCGAAACTGCAGGTTCCGGGTATCAGTTACGACGGCGGCTATTCGGAGTATGTATCCGTGCCCGTCGTGGCGCTGGCCCGTATTCCCAACGCGCTGAGTCCGGAAGAGGCGGCGCCCCTGATGTGCGCAGGCATCACCACCTTCAACGCCCTGCGCCACAGCGGCGCGCGCCCCGGCGACCTTGTCGCAATCCAGGGCATCGGCGGCCTCGGCCATCTCGGAATCCAGTTCGCGAGCAAATCCGGTCTGGCCACGGTCGCGATCAGCAGAGGAGAAAAAAACAGGGAGCTCGCGCTGAAGCTGGGAGCGCGCGTGTATATCGACGCCAGGTCGCAGGACGTCGCCAAGGAATTGACCGCATTGGGCGGCGCGCGCGCGATTCTCGCGACCGCTCCCGACGGCAAAGCGATGGGAAGCCTGGTCGACGGACTCGGCGTCGATGGCACGTTGGTCACCATCGGCGTCAGTTTCGAGCCGATGTCGGTGTCGTCGTCGCAGCTCTTGATGGCGCGCAAGTCGATATTGGGCTGGCCGTCCGGGACTGCCAAAGATTCGGAGGACACCCTCAACTTCGCGGCGGCCAATGGGGTGCGCGCCATGATCGAAACCTTCCCGCTGGAGCGGGCCGCCGATGCCTACGAGCGCATGATGTCCGGCAAAGTGCGGTACCGGGCGGTTTTGCAGATGTGA
- a CDS encoding glycosyltransferase 87 family protein — translation MQQRRVAPALVFGWGLVIATCMMALPFLRRPENRHLFLTCVAIAAGAYIRTLFLLDRIGSSSGQALLLSLALAALWRVPLLLRPATLSSDVYRYVFDGRIQRLGDNPYVVVPADHPELHTDETRLMNHPGLATPYPPGAELFFRAVTSIEESARAMKSAAAICDTATACVLLLWLIDSGRNPWWVLGYAWNPLVSLEGAGNGHVDLLGALCVVTAAFSLSRGRRTIAALALALGVAVKLLPVVLLPLFWRRIGIRDAAVALALLAALYLPFLESGALPVGSLGVYLAQWHVNGPLYRALHHIFPGPALVMLPVACGFAVAVWARRHWAIDSPAAWAWPVAIALLFAPAVFPWYLLWLTPFLFVPSTLPLAVWSVSVLVTYSSLSVWAAGAIEYGAVAIAAGLTIFGRSQQGIVPRGFSGQRKQ, via the coding sequence ATGCAACAGCGGCGGGTCGCGCCGGCCTTGGTCTTCGGATGGGGTTTGGTGATTGCCACCTGCATGATGGCGCTCCCGTTTCTCCGCCGGCCGGAAAATCGCCATCTGTTTCTCACCTGCGTCGCGATCGCCGCGGGCGCATATATACGAACGCTCTTTTTGCTCGATCGGATTGGCTCGAGCAGCGGGCAAGCGCTGCTGCTGAGCCTCGCTCTGGCAGCGTTGTGGCGCGTGCCGCTTCTGCTCAGGCCCGCGACCCTCTCCAGCGACGTCTATCGCTACGTCTTCGACGGAAGAATCCAGCGGCTGGGTGACAACCCATACGTAGTCGTGCCTGCCGATCACCCGGAGCTGCATACGGACGAGACGCGGCTGATGAACCATCCCGGGCTGGCGACGCCCTATCCTCCTGGCGCCGAACTTTTTTTTCGCGCGGTGACGTCGATTGAAGAGTCGGCGCGGGCGATGAAATCGGCGGCGGCGATCTGTGACACGGCCACGGCCTGCGTGCTGCTGTTATGGCTGATCGATTCCGGCCGCAATCCCTGGTGGGTGCTCGGGTACGCTTGGAATCCGCTGGTCAGCCTGGAGGGCGCCGGCAACGGACACGTGGATCTGCTCGGTGCGCTATGCGTGGTGACGGCCGCGTTTTCGCTCTCGCGCGGCAGGCGCACGATTGCGGCGCTCGCCCTGGCGCTCGGCGTCGCGGTCAAGTTGCTGCCCGTGGTTCTGTTGCCGCTCTTCTGGCGTCGGATTGGTATTCGCGATGCGGCTGTGGCGCTGGCTCTGCTGGCGGCGCTCTATCTTCCGTTTCTCGAATCTGGCGCGCTGCCGGTGGGATCGCTGGGCGTGTATCTGGCGCAATGGCACGTCAACGGGCCGCTCTATCGCGCGCTACATCATATTTTTCCGGGACCCGCGCTTGTGATGCTGCCGGTTGCTTGCGGCTTCGCAGTGGCCGTGTGGGCGCGCCGGCATTGGGCGATAGATTCTCCGGCGGCGTGGGCATGGCCGGTCGCGATAGCGCTGTTGTTCGCTCCGGCCGTGTTCCCGTGGTATCTGCTGTGGCTGACTCCGTTTCTCTTCGTTCCATCGACGCTGCCGCTCGCGGTCTGGAGCGTCAGCGTCCTGGTTACCTATTCCTCGCTCTCCGTGTGGGCGGCAGGCGCGATTGAATATGGCGCAGTGGCGATCGCAGCCGGCCTGACGATCTTCGGGCGATCCCAACAAGGTATCGTTCCGCGCGGCTTCTCCGGTCAGCGGAAACAATAA
- a CDS encoding class I SAM-dependent methyltransferase: MNPREAPRPTGEQFLRNPQAFARMSALMSSSADAKFLQYLVSVSGVARQERVLDVACGPGACARAFAGRCRHVVGLDPSPDLIAEARIEAAQSGAGNAEFVVGEVQRMCFRDGAFDAAVCRFAFHHFTNPARVFAEMARAVAPRGWMVVVDVTASEDPAKAAAHNELERLCDPMHVRMLAASEFERIFAAAGFSVAMKIARQSTSTVEEWTRFGDPPRENLPVIRAILEDAVDDDRPGLALQRDADTIRLMHTSVSFVLERSARKSSRPRKRTDGRPG, encoded by the coding sequence ATGAATCCCCGCGAAGCGCCGCGGCCCACCGGCGAACAGTTTCTCCGCAATCCTCAGGCGTTCGCGCGGATGTCCGCGCTGATGTCGTCCAGCGCCGACGCCAAATTTCTTCAATATCTGGTCTCGGTCTCGGGGGTCGCACGGCAAGAGCGCGTGCTCGACGTCGCCTGCGGGCCGGGAGCATGCGCGCGCGCATTTGCCGGGCGATGCCGCCACGTGGTCGGCCTCGATCCGTCGCCGGACCTGATCGCCGAGGCGCGGATCGAGGCCGCACAGAGCGGCGCGGGCAACGCGGAGTTCGTCGTCGGCGAAGTCCAGCGAATGTGTTTTCGCGACGGCGCCTTCGACGCGGCCGTATGCCGCTTCGCGTTCCATCACTTCACCAATCCGGCGCGCGTGTTCGCCGAGATGGCGCGGGCGGTCGCACCGCGCGGCTGGATGGTGGTGGTGGACGTAACCGCCTCGGAGGATCCGGCCAAGGCGGCAGCGCACAACGAACTGGAGCGGCTATGCGATCCGATGCATGTGCGGATGCTCGCCGCTTCGGAGTTCGAGCGGATATTCGCAGCCGCGGGTTTCAGCGTCGCGATGAAGATCGCGCGCCAATCGACCAGCACGGTCGAGGAATGGACGCGCTTCGGCGATCCGCCGCGCGAGAATCTGCCGGTTATTCGCGCGATACTCGAAGACGCGGTTGACGACGACCGTCCGGGGCTCGCGCTCCAGCGCGACGCGGACACTATCCGGCTGATGCATACGAGCGTAAGCTTCGTGCTCGAGCGCTCGGCGCGAAAATCCTCCCGGCCGAGGAAGCGAACCGATGGACGACCAGGGTGA
- a CDS encoding glycosyltransferase family 2 protein, which translates to MVIPTYNEAQSIGRVLADIPPMVEEVLVVDSDSSDGTAALAREKGARVLREPRRGYGRACLTGLAAANAPDVVVFLDGDYSDRPAEMPLLLDPLRRGIADMVIGSRLAGERTPGALPWHAVLGNRLAAWLIALLSGVHLTDLGPFRAVRYDALIALGLKESTYGWPVEMIVKGAHRGLRIVEVPVSYHPRIGSSKISGTLRGSIGAAWGILSAIVKYRFFDGTYAREETV; encoded by the coding sequence GTGGTCATTCCCACTTACAACGAAGCCCAATCCATCGGCCGGGTTCTGGCCGACATTCCGCCAATGGTGGAGGAAGTGCTGGTCGTCGATAGCGATTCGAGCGACGGAACCGCCGCGCTCGCGCGCGAAAAGGGCGCCAGGGTTTTGCGGGAGCCGCGCCGCGGCTATGGGCGCGCATGTCTGACCGGGCTTGCCGCGGCGAACGCTCCGGACGTGGTCGTTTTTCTCGATGGAGATTACAGCGACCGGCCCGCCGAGATGCCGCTGCTCCTCGACCCGTTGCGTCGAGGCATCGCGGACATGGTAATCGGCTCGCGGCTCGCCGGTGAGCGAACGCCCGGTGCGCTGCCCTGGCATGCGGTCCTCGGTAATCGCCTTGCGGCGTGGCTGATCGCGCTTTTGAGCGGCGTGCATCTGACCGATCTCGGTCCTTTTCGCGCGGTGCGTTACGACGCGCTGATCGCGCTTGGACTGAAGGAGTCCACCTACGGATGGCCGGTTGAGATGATCGTAAAGGGCGCGCATCGAGGCCTTCGAATCGTCGAGGTGCCGGTCAGCTACCATCCCCGGATCGGCTCGTCGAAAATCAGCGGCACATTGCGGGGCAGCATCGGCGCGGCGTGGGGCATCTTGAGCGCCATCGTGAAGTATCGATTTTTCGACGGCACCTACGCGCGAGAGGAAACCGTTTGA
- a CDS encoding radical SAM protein: MPDDREIDTGGNPGGGGFSIGLGLTNDCNLSCAHCYRDTDRIDRLTLDEVRRICDSVPVRSVNLGTGENGLHPDFRAILRYLRDRGIRTALTSNGYSAAVLSDEELGWLADLEFSLDFATEAEQDSWRGGGNWRLVVEQTARARQLGVAVTIVAVMMRTNYEKLADLGSLVISLGANFRVNVYQPVKTDAFSLNYDQFWAGFRRLFESCPLAVCSEPIVRALLGFEVPAAGCGRTTIRVTPKGEVLPCVYWKKRVLGLAELERLGSAVIDSPAFRELDSVPRFCRDCRFVEVCRGGCAGRRLLRGGLEMPDEFCPFVNGKPLPDLASRSGSRRQFSKSASACTTVFSAQEQS; encoded by the coding sequence ATGCCCGACGATCGTGAGATCGACACCGGCGGAAATCCGGGAGGCGGCGGTTTTTCGATCGGTCTCGGTCTGACCAACGACTGCAATTTATCCTGTGCGCACTGCTACCGCGACACGGATCGCATCGATCGTCTTACGCTCGATGAGGTTCGGAGGATTTGCGACAGCGTGCCGGTTCGCTCGGTAAACCTGGGGACCGGCGAGAACGGGCTGCATCCGGACTTTCGCGCGATCCTGCGCTATCTGCGCGATCGCGGTATCAGGACCGCGCTCACTTCGAACGGGTACAGCGCGGCGGTACTGAGCGATGAGGAGCTTGGATGGCTGGCCGACCTCGAATTCTCGCTCGATTTCGCAACCGAGGCGGAACAGGATTCCTGGCGCGGCGGCGGCAACTGGCGGCTGGTCGTCGAGCAAACCGCGCGGGCGCGGCAGCTGGGAGTTGCGGTCACGATCGTGGCCGTCATGATGCGAACCAACTATGAGAAGCTGGCCGACCTTGGCTCGCTTGTAATCAGCCTCGGCGCCAACTTCCGCGTAAATGTCTATCAGCCGGTCAAAACCGACGCGTTCTCGCTCAATTACGATCAGTTTTGGGCGGGGTTCCGGCGGCTGTTCGAGTCCTGCCCGCTCGCCGTCTGCAGCGAGCCGATCGTGCGCGCGCTCCTCGGATTTGAAGTTCCCGCGGCCGGCTGCGGGCGCACGACTATCCGGGTCACGCCAAAAGGCGAAGTGCTTCCTTGCGTGTACTGGAAGAAGCGTGTCCTGGGACTGGCCGAGCTGGAACGATTGGGCTCCGCGGTTATCGACTCGCCGGCCTTTCGGGAACTGGATTCGGTCCCGCGGTTCTGCCGCGATTGCCGTTTCGTTGAAGTTTGCCGCGGCGGCTGCGCCGGCCGCCGGCTGTTGCGCGGAGGATTGGAGATGCCCGACGAATTCTGCCCGTTCGTTAACGGAAAGCCGCTGCCCGATCTGGCGAGCCGCTCCGGAAGCCGTCGGCAGTTCTCCAAGAGTGCGAGCGCCTGCACCACCGTGTTCAGCGCGCAGGAGCAAAGCTGA
- the rsfS gene encoding ribosome silencing factor has product MNSHEKAIAAAQAALEKKAYDLVVLQVEHLSSIADYFLIATGRSDVQVRAIARGIEERMGLAGEHALSIEGTNHGHWAVLDFNDVVVHVFFEETREFYRLERNWLDATEVPLPEPYRTQARDLRLRASG; this is encoded by the coding sequence GTGAATTCACACGAGAAGGCTATCGCCGCGGCGCAAGCGGCGCTGGAGAAGAAGGCGTACGACCTCGTCGTGCTCCAGGTCGAGCATCTCAGTTCGATCGCGGACTATTTCCTGATCGCGACCGGGCGCTCCGACGTGCAGGTGCGCGCGATCGCCCGCGGGATCGAGGAACGGATGGGCCTCGCGGGCGAGCACGCGCTATCGATCGAAGGCACCAATCACGGCCATTGGGCGGTGCTCGACTTCAACGACGTCGTCGTCCACGTCTTTTTCGAAGAAACGCGCGAGTTCTACCGCCTCGAGCGCAATTGGCTCGACGCCACCGAAGTCCCGCTGCCCGAACCGTATCGCACCCAGGCGCGCGATCTGCGCCTGCGCGCGAGCGGCTGA
- a CDS encoding TIGR04282 family arsenosugar biosynthesis glycosyltransferase, protein MAKAARPGHVKTRLSASLPADDIMDLYKCLIEDTLLLARSVTTDALAIVCPAADVADLSGWLPEVEIVAQEGNGLAAGLASAFRVFIGRGYRHVVALDGDSPQIPGQTLEQAFRLLDSSDVVVGPTIDGGYYLVGAGASEARLFEQHRLGTGGALDSLIAAARSLNLKLARTDTAYDVDEPDDLVRLAGELARDPSRAPRTALWLARRNIRE, encoded by the coding sequence ATGGCGAAGGCGGCCCGGCCGGGCCACGTGAAGACACGGCTCTCGGCCAGTTTGCCGGCAGACGACATCATGGACCTCTACAAGTGCCTGATTGAGGACACGCTGCTGCTCGCACGCTCGGTTACAACCGATGCGCTTGCGATTGTTTGCCCTGCCGCCGATGTGGCCGATCTGTCCGGATGGCTGCCCGAAGTGGAAATCGTCGCGCAGGAAGGCAACGGGTTGGCCGCCGGGCTGGCCTCTGCATTCCGGGTCTTTATCGGCCGCGGCTACCGGCACGTGGTCGCGCTCGACGGCGATAGCCCTCAGATCCCGGGTCAGACGCTGGAGCAGGCCTTCCGCCTCCTCGATAGCAGCGACGTCGTAGTCGGCCCGACTATCGATGGCGGATATTACCTTGTAGGCGCAGGCGCGTCCGAGGCCCGGCTCTTCGAGCAACATCGGCTCGGAACCGGTGGCGCCCTCGATTCGCTGATTGCAGCTGCCCGATCGCTAAATCTAAAGCTGGCGCGGACGGACACCGCCTACGACGTGGACGAGCCGGACGATCTGGTTCGACTTGCCGGTGAGCTGGCCCGGGATCCCTCCCGCGCGCCGCGGACGGCCCTCTGGCTGGCGCGCCGGAATATACGCGAGTGA
- a CDS encoding class II fructose-bisphosphate aldolase, translating to MQMLKDVLQQAEHDGVAVGHFNFSDLTAFNAIAAAARALNLPVMVGVSEGERAFVGVRQAAALVKTVRAEYGQAIFLNADHTHSLAKAEEAAKAGFDEIIFDGSALPFERNVAETKRAVEAIKSLNPAILVEGEIGWIGASSEILEKAPEGTGVLTTPEEARHFVDATGVDVLAPAVGNMHGLLESMVHGEAEKRLDIRRIAQIKTATGIFMTLHGGSGTRDQDFQQAIKAGMTIVHVNTELRLAWRRSLENALQAHPRDVAPYKLLPEVAAAVGGVVQKRLRLFSSTGDEQPV from the coding sequence ATGCAGATGCTCAAAGACGTCCTGCAACAGGCGGAACATGACGGGGTTGCCGTCGGCCATTTTAATTTTTCGGACCTGACGGCTTTCAATGCGATCGCGGCAGCCGCCCGCGCATTGAATCTGCCGGTGATGGTTGGAGTATCCGAAGGCGAACGCGCATTCGTCGGCGTTCGTCAGGCGGCCGCGCTGGTGAAAACTGTCAGGGCGGAATACGGTCAGGCGATTTTCCTTAATGCAGACCATACTCATTCGCTAGCGAAGGCGGAAGAAGCGGCCAAAGCGGGATTCGACGAAATCATCTTCGACGGTTCCGCGCTGCCCTTCGAGCGGAATGTCGCCGAGACAAAACGCGCGGTCGAGGCGATCAAATCGCTCAACCCGGCGATCCTCGTCGAGGGCGAGATCGGATGGATCGGCGCCTCCTCGGAAATCCTCGAGAAGGCTCCCGAGGGAACGGGCGTGCTGACCACTCCCGAGGAAGCGCGGCACTTCGTCGATGCGACCGGCGTCGATGTGCTCGCGCCGGCGGTCGGCAATATGCACGGGCTGCTGGAGAGTATGGTCCACGGCGAGGCCGAGAAGCGTCTGGATATTCGGAGAATTGCGCAAATCAAAACCGCGACCGGCATCTTCATGACTCTGCATGGAGGTTCCGGAACCCGCGATCAGGATTTTCAGCAGGCAATCAAGGCAGGTATGACAATCGTCCACGTCAATACCGAATTGCGTCTCGCCTGGCGACGTAGTCTCGAGAACGCCTTGCAGGCTCATCCGCGAGACGTCGCACCCTATAAACTCCTGCCCGAAGTGGCTGCAGCCGTCGGCGGCGTAGTACAGAAGCGCTTGCGCCTGTTCAGTTCCACCGGCGACGAGCAGCCAGTATGA
- a CDS encoding DoxX family membrane protein produces MLIRSKLPAAGPGVVLTILRIALGALFGSTFFENLGKDLYTPQGYASLIHSYIKYGHAPAVWKAVMASAAAHAAVSAPLQGVLESSLAILLIIGLFTRPAAFVAFAFLTGLWMSEWGLGWIWELLMPMIVAASLALGPSGEYLAVDAALAKRWPRLVIW; encoded by the coding sequence ATGCTGATCAGGTCAAAACTTCCTGCCGCCGGACCCGGAGTCGTGCTGACGATTTTGAGGATCGCCCTCGGCGCGCTCTTCGGGTCAACGTTCTTCGAAAACCTTGGGAAGGATTTATATACTCCCCAAGGTTATGCATCGCTGATTCACTCGTATATCAAGTACGGACACGCACCGGCGGTCTGGAAGGCGGTGATGGCATCTGCCGCAGCGCACGCGGCCGTGAGCGCGCCGCTGCAGGGAGTTCTCGAGTCGAGCCTCGCGATCTTACTGATAATAGGCCTCTTTACCCGGCCTGCCGCATTTGTAGCCTTCGCCTTTCTCACCGGGCTCTGGATGTCGGAGTGGGGACTCGGATGGATATGGGAACTGCTGATGCCGATGATCGTCGCGGCTTCGCTGGCTCTCGGACCTTCGGGTGAGTATCTGGCCGTCGATGCGGCATTGGCGAAGCGATGGCCGCGCCTTGTAATCTGGTAG
- a CDS encoding alpha/beta fold hydrolase — MAQTAPWKTDLVPPAPRIAVDHIGEGKLVICLHGIGGNRTNWHDQLPDLGRHFHAASWDARGYGLSDDYEGPLEFHDFARDLARVLDHFGARKAHLVGLSMGGIIAMDFATLFPERVATLTLCDTLPGFGHIGPEQAREFIRLRLEPLLAGKELKDIADGVARSLISKSAPAEAFQRVVASMCALHKQSYIKTIQGSARPDVQIDLGKIRVPAHVVVGEDDLLTPPALARTIAERIAGARLTIIKNAGHLPNVERPQEFNAAVLPFLLEHRDAAL, encoded by the coding sequence ATGGCACAGACGGCGCCGTGGAAAACCGATCTCGTCCCGCCCGCGCCCAGGATTGCCGTCGATCATATCGGTGAAGGCAAACTGGTCATCTGTCTGCACGGGATCGGCGGCAATCGTACCAACTGGCATGACCAGCTTCCCGACCTCGGACGCCATTTCCACGCCGCTTCGTGGGACGCGCGCGGCTACGGATTGAGCGACGACTACGAAGGGCCGCTCGAGTTCCACGACTTCGCCCGCGACCTCGCGCGCGTGCTCGACCACTTCGGCGCGCGCAAGGCGCATCTGGTCGGCCTCTCGATGGGCGGTATCATCGCGATGGATTTCGCTACGCTCTTCCCCGAGCGCGTCGCGACGCTGACGCTTTGCGACACCTTGCCCGGGTTTGGCCATATCGGTCCCGAGCAGGCCCGCGAGTTCATCCGGCTGCGCCTGGAACCGTTGCTCGCGGGCAAGGAACTCAAGGATATCGCCGACGGCGTTGCGCGATCGCTGATCAGCAAGTCCGCGCCGGCCGAAGCGTTCCAGCGCGTGGTCGCCAGCATGTGCGCGCTGCACAAGCAGTCCTACATCAAGACAATCCAGGGCAGCGCCAGACCGGACGTGCAGATCGACCTCGGGAAGATCCGCGTTCCGGCGCACGTGGTAGTGGGCGAGGATGACCTGCTTACGCCGCCGGCGCTGGCGCGTACGATCGCTGAGCGGATCGCGGGCGCGCGCCTCACGATCATCAAGAATGCAGGACATCTGCCGAACGTCGAGCGGCCGCAGGAATTCAACGCCGCGGTACTGCCGTTTCTGCTGGAGCACCGCGACGCCGCGCTTTGA